The following proteins come from a genomic window of Canis lupus familiaris isolate Mischka breed German Shepherd chromosome 31, alternate assembly UU_Cfam_GSD_1.0, whole genome shotgun sequence:
- the PRMT2 gene encoding protein arginine N-methyltransferase 2 isoform X2: MEGEDHVECGDQEHLQELVHPEEFVAIADYSATDQTQLSFLRGEKILILRQTTADWWWGERAGCCGYIPANHLGKHLEECDPEDTWQDEEYFGSYGTLKLHLEMLADQPRTTKYHHVILQNKESLKDKVILDVGCGTGIISLFCAHYAQPKAVYAVEASEMAQHTGQLVMQNGFADIITVFQQKVEDVVLPEKVDVLVSEWMGTCLLFEFMIESILYARDVWLKEDGIIWPTTAALHLVPCSADRDYRSKVLFWDNAYEFNLSALKSLAIKEFFSKPKYNHILKPEDCLSEPCTILQLDMRTVQIADLETMKGELHFEIRKAGTLHGFTAWFSVRFQSLEEDEPQLVLSTGPFHPTTHWKQVLFMMDEPVSVLSGDVVTGSVVLQRNPVWRRHMSVALSWSVTSTQDPTSQKVGEKVFPIWR, translated from the exons ATG gagggagaagatCACGTGGAGTGCGGTGACCAGGAGCATCTCCAGGAGCTTGTGCACCCGGAAGAGTTTGTGGCCATCGCAGACTACTCTGCCACTGACCAGACGCAG ctcagtTTTTTAAGGGGAGAAAAAATTCTCATCCTGAGACAGACAACTGCTGACTGGTGGTGGGGCGAGCGTGCCGGCTGCTGTGGGTACATACCTGCAAACCACCTTGGGAAGCACCTGGAGGAGTGTGACCCTGAAGACACGTGGCAGGATGAAGAGTACTTCGGCAGCTACGGGACCCTG AAACTTCACTTGGAGATGTTGGCAGACCAGCCGCGAACTACTAAATACCACCATGTTATCCTGCAGAATAAAGAGTCCCTGAAAGATAAAGTGATCCTGGACGTCGGCTGTGGGACTGGGATCATCAGCCTGTTTTGCGCACATTATGCGCAGCCCAAAGCA GTGTATGCGGTGGAGGCCAGTGAGATGGCCCAGCACACAGGGCAGCTGGTCATGCAGAATGGCTTTGCCGACATCATCACTGTGTTCCAGCAGAAGGTGGAGGATGTGGTGCTGCCGGAGAAGGTGGACGTGCTGGTGTCCGAGTGGATGGGGACCTGTCTGCTG TTTGAGTTCATGATTGAGTCGATCCTGTATGCCCGGGACGTGTGGCTGAAGGAGGACGGCATCATCTGGCCAACCACGGCCGCCCTGCACCTGGTGCCCTGCAGCGCCGACCGGGACTACCGCAGCAAGGTCCTGTTCTGGGACAACGCCTACGAGTTCAACCTCAGCGCCCTCAA ATCTTTAGCGATTAAGGAGTTTTTTTCGAAGCCCAAGTACAACCACATTTTGAAGCCAGAAGACTGTCTGTCTGAACCGTGCACCATCCTGCAGCTGGACATGAGAACCGTGCAGATCGCTGACCTGGAG ACCATGAAAGGCGAGCTGCACTTTGAGATCAGGAAGGCCGGCACGCTGCATGGATTCACGGCCTGGTTCAGTGTCCGGTTCCAGAGCCTGGAGGAGGACGAGCCGCAGCTGGTGCTGAGCACAGGCCCATTTCACCC AACCACCCACTGGAAGCAGGTGCTGTTTATGATGGACGAGCCCGTGTCCGTGCTCTCGGGAGATGTGGTCACAGGCTCGGTTGTGTTGCAGAGAAACCCTGTGTGGAGGAGGCACATGTCCGTGGCGCTCAGCT
- the PRMT2 gene encoding protein arginine N-methyltransferase 2 isoform X1 — MATPGDCPRDEPQEGEDHVECGDQEHLQELVHPEEFVAIADYSATDQTQLSFLRGEKILILRQTTADWWWGERAGCCGYIPANHLGKHLEECDPEDTWQDEEYFGSYGTLKLHLEMLADQPRTTKYHHVILQNKESLKDKVILDVGCGTGIISLFCAHYAQPKAVYAVEASEMAQHTGQLVMQNGFADIITVFQQKVEDVVLPEKVDVLVSEWMGTCLLFEFMIESILYARDVWLKEDGIIWPTTAALHLVPCSADRDYRSKVLFWDNAYEFNLSALKSLAIKEFFSKPKYNHILKPEDCLSEPCTILQLDMRTVQIADLETMKGELHFEIRKAGTLHGFTAWFSVRFQSLEEDEPQLVLSTGPFHPTTHWKQVLFMMDEPVSVLSGDVVTGSVVLQRNPVWRRHMSVALSWSVTSTQDPTSQKVGEKVFPIWR; from the exons ATGGCAACACCAGGTGACTGCCCCCGAGATGAACCGCAG gagggagaagatCACGTGGAGTGCGGTGACCAGGAGCATCTCCAGGAGCTTGTGCACCCGGAAGAGTTTGTGGCCATCGCAGACTACTCTGCCACTGACCAGACGCAG ctcagtTTTTTAAGGGGAGAAAAAATTCTCATCCTGAGACAGACAACTGCTGACTGGTGGTGGGGCGAGCGTGCCGGCTGCTGTGGGTACATACCTGCAAACCACCTTGGGAAGCACCTGGAGGAGTGTGACCCTGAAGACACGTGGCAGGATGAAGAGTACTTCGGCAGCTACGGGACCCTG AAACTTCACTTGGAGATGTTGGCAGACCAGCCGCGAACTACTAAATACCACCATGTTATCCTGCAGAATAAAGAGTCCCTGAAAGATAAAGTGATCCTGGACGTCGGCTGTGGGACTGGGATCATCAGCCTGTTTTGCGCACATTATGCGCAGCCCAAAGCA GTGTATGCGGTGGAGGCCAGTGAGATGGCCCAGCACACAGGGCAGCTGGTCATGCAGAATGGCTTTGCCGACATCATCACTGTGTTCCAGCAGAAGGTGGAGGATGTGGTGCTGCCGGAGAAGGTGGACGTGCTGGTGTCCGAGTGGATGGGGACCTGTCTGCTG TTTGAGTTCATGATTGAGTCGATCCTGTATGCCCGGGACGTGTGGCTGAAGGAGGACGGCATCATCTGGCCAACCACGGCCGCCCTGCACCTGGTGCCCTGCAGCGCCGACCGGGACTACCGCAGCAAGGTCCTGTTCTGGGACAACGCCTACGAGTTCAACCTCAGCGCCCTCAA ATCTTTAGCGATTAAGGAGTTTTTTTCGAAGCCCAAGTACAACCACATTTTGAAGCCAGAAGACTGTCTGTCTGAACCGTGCACCATCCTGCAGCTGGACATGAGAACCGTGCAGATCGCTGACCTGGAG ACCATGAAAGGCGAGCTGCACTTTGAGATCAGGAAGGCCGGCACGCTGCATGGATTCACGGCCTGGTTCAGTGTCCGGTTCCAGAGCCTGGAGGAGGACGAGCCGCAGCTGGTGCTGAGCACAGGCCCATTTCACCC AACCACCCACTGGAAGCAGGTGCTGTTTATGATGGACGAGCCCGTGTCCGTGCTCTCGGGAGATGTGGTCACAGGCTCGGTTGTGTTGCAGAGAAACCCTGTGTGGAGGAGGCACATGTCCGTGGCGCTCAGCT